The Sphingomonas sanxanigenens DSM 19645 = NX02 genome includes a region encoding these proteins:
- a CDS encoding LysR substrate-binding domain-containing protein — protein MRRLPPLTAIEAFVQVARLGSVKAAAEELALSSPALTRRVQTLERFLGRALFERRHQSIKLNAEGERLLQQIAPSIDALSDAIESMTSGPDILRLRLGVLPLFASQRLFPHLAELRTRFPNLHIDVDTAAHSISRLGDGLDAAITLARELDPALYAKRLDRNMVYAITSHRLTTGPKAITRPEQLEEHTVMLHRDMPDTFDSWRAAIGMRRLEPAAVDYYDSGQLMLEAAAQGLGVAFMHESHYNDAHDERLVRLFDFSVESPYSYWFACRPRALATRPVQIFHDWLVDLFA, from the coding sequence ATGCGTCGTTTGCCGCCGCTCACAGCCATCGAGGCGTTCGTGCAGGTTGCCCGGCTGGGGTCGGTCAAGGCTGCAGCCGAAGAACTTGCGCTGTCGTCTCCCGCGCTCACGCGACGGGTGCAGACGCTCGAGCGCTTTCTAGGTCGGGCGCTTTTCGAGCGCCGTCATCAGTCGATCAAGCTGAACGCCGAGGGTGAACGCCTGCTGCAGCAGATCGCGCCGTCGATCGATGCGCTGTCCGACGCCATCGAATCGATGACCAGCGGGCCGGACATATTGCGCCTGCGATTGGGCGTGCTGCCGCTGTTCGCCTCGCAGCGGCTGTTTCCGCATTTGGCCGAACTGCGCACGCGCTTTCCCAACCTGCACATCGACGTCGATACGGCAGCGCACAGCATCTCGCGGCTGGGCGACGGGCTGGATGCGGCGATCACATTGGCCCGCGAGCTCGATCCGGCGCTCTATGCCAAGCGGCTCGATCGCAACATGGTCTATGCGATCACCTCGCACCGGCTGACCACCGGCCCCAAGGCGATCACTCGCCCCGAGCAACTGGAAGAGCATACGGTGATGCTCCACCGCGACATGCCCGACACGTTCGACAGCTGGCGCGCCGCGATCGGCATGCGCCGGCTGGAGCCGGCGGCGGTCGACTATTATGATTCGGGGCAGCTCATGCTCGAAGCCGCCGCGCAGGGGCTCGGCGTCGCCTTCATGCACGAAAGCCATTACAACGACGCGCATGACGAGCGGCTGGTGCGGCTGTTCGATTTCTCGGTCGAGAGCCCGTACAGCTACTGGTTCGCCTGCCGGCCGCGCGCGCTGGCGACGCGACCGGTGCAGATCTTCCACGACTGGCTGGTGGATCTGTTCGCCTGA
- the nudC gene encoding NAD(+) diphosphatase produces the protein MRPVPGFTGAMLDRGDNLRADPAAIAALAADPAARLLRLDGIDPVLDETGHLVWGGMAEAADGADLILLGLADGRPHFAQHVPGALDAATRSAWIFKAIGMMAPGEAALYGGARSLIDWHERHGFCARCGQPTLVQRAGWGRRCPACEAEHFPRVDPVVIMLAEHEDRVLVGRQPRFPPRRYSALAGFVEPGEALEEAVARELWEEAGIRVRDVRYVASQPWPFPSSLMVACVATAEDDALTIDHTELEDAMWVPRAGVAASMAGAPDAPFLPPPDYAIANTLFRAWLGA, from the coding sequence ATGAGACCTGTTCCAGGCTTCACCGGCGCGATGCTCGATCGCGGTGACAATCTGCGCGCCGATCCGGCGGCGATCGCGGCTTTGGCTGCCGATCCCGCGGCGCGGTTGCTGCGCCTGGATGGCATCGACCCCGTGCTCGACGAGACCGGTCATCTCGTCTGGGGCGGCATGGCCGAGGCGGCCGACGGCGCCGATCTCATCCTGCTCGGCCTTGCGGACGGTCGCCCGCATTTCGCGCAGCACGTGCCCGGTGCACTCGATGCGGCGACGCGCTCCGCGTGGATCTTCAAGGCGATCGGGATGATGGCGCCAGGGGAGGCCGCGCTCTATGGCGGCGCGCGCAGCCTGATCGACTGGCATGAGCGGCATGGCTTCTGCGCACGCTGCGGCCAGCCGACGCTCGTTCAGCGCGCCGGCTGGGGGCGGCGCTGCCCGGCGTGCGAGGCCGAGCATTTCCCGCGCGTCGATCCGGTGGTGATCATGCTGGCCGAGCATGAGGATCGCGTGCTCGTCGGCCGCCAGCCCCGCTTCCCGCCGCGCCGCTATTCGGCGCTGGCCGGCTTCGTCGAACCCGGCGAGGCGCTGGAGGAGGCGGTGGCGCGCGAACTGTGGGAGGAAGCGGGCATCCGGGTGCGCGACGTGCGTTACGTCGCGAGCCAGCCCTGGCCTTTTCCCTCCTCGCTGATGGTCGCCTGCGTCGCCACCGCCGAGGATGATGCGCTGACCATCGACCATACCGAACTGGAGGACGCGATGTGGGTGCCGCGCGCGGGCGTCGCCGCGTCGATGGCGGGGGCGCCCGATGCGCCGTTCCTGCCACCGCCGGACTATGCGATCGCCAACACGCTGTTCAGGGCCTGGCTTGGGGCGTGA
- a CDS encoding serine hydrolase domain-containing protein has protein sequence MTPTDLRLDRRRFLGAIAAAGAFAALPALARTTGADWAASRALLDGLVRDGKLPGVAFAIGRGGEAPALHGAGTIARDSRTAVDGDTLWRIYSMTKPVTGMAAMMLVEEGKLALDRNIADFIPGFANPRVLVDPMRDLTSRPAKGPITVRNLLTHTAGLGYTIITQGPLLQEYLRLGLTPAALGRFRLPGVPDVPTAPSLEVFADRLATLPLIADPGAKWSYSVGLDLLGRVIEVAGGMPFDQFLQERIFDPLDMKSTWFTVPAAERGRMTTNYFYLQGMPIPVDPGATTIFADKPAFPFGGAGLVSSARDYDRFLAMLLGQGTLGNARLMKPETVKLATSNLLPPGAATAGSMIDGNGFGAGGRVTLRAENGRGAGSFGWGGAAATIAFIDPGAGLRAGGYAQFMPDTTLPFTTGFARSVYATA, from the coding sequence ATGACCCCAACCGACCTTAGGCTCGACCGGCGCCGCTTTCTGGGCGCCATCGCCGCGGCGGGCGCGTTCGCGGCGCTGCCCGCTCTGGCGCGGACCACCGGTGCCGACTGGGCGGCGTCGCGTGCCCTGCTCGACGGCCTCGTGCGCGACGGCAAGCTGCCGGGTGTCGCGTTCGCGATCGGCCGCGGCGGCGAGGCGCCGGCTCTGCATGGCGCCGGCACGATCGCGCGCGACAGCCGGACGGCGGTGGACGGCGATACGCTGTGGCGGATCTATTCGATGACCAAGCCGGTTACCGGCATGGCGGCGATGATGCTGGTCGAGGAGGGCAAGCTCGCGCTCGACCGGAACATCGCCGATTTCATCCCCGGCTTCGCCAATCCGCGCGTGCTGGTCGATCCGATGAGGGATCTGACGAGCCGGCCGGCGAAGGGGCCGATCACCGTCCGCAACCTGCTCACCCACACCGCGGGCCTCGGCTACACGATCATCACGCAGGGGCCGCTGCTGCAGGAATATCTGCGGCTGGGGCTGACTCCGGCGGCGCTTGGCCGGTTCAGGCTGCCGGGTGTGCCCGACGTGCCGACCGCGCCCAGCCTGGAAGTGTTCGCGGATCGGCTGGCGACCTTGCCGCTGATCGCCGATCCGGGTGCGAAGTGGAGCTATTCGGTCGGCCTCGACCTGCTCGGCCGGGTGATCGAAGTGGCCGGCGGCATGCCCTTCGACCAGTTCCTGCAGGAACGCATCTTCGATCCGCTCGACATGAAGAGCACCTGGTTCACCGTACCCGCCGCAGAACGCGGGCGGATGACCACCAATTATTTCTACCTTCAGGGCATGCCGATCCCGGTCGATCCGGGCGCGACCACGATCTTCGCGGACAAGCCGGCCTTCCCGTTCGGCGGCGCCGGGCTGGTGAGTTCGGCGCGCGATTATGACCGGTTCCTGGCGATGCTGCTGGGGCAGGGCACGCTCGGCAATGCCCGGCTGATGAAGCCGGAAACGGTGAAGCTCGCCACATCCAACCTGCTGCCGCCGGGTGCGGCCACCGCCGGATCGATGATCGACGGCAATGGCTTCGGTGCGGGCGGGCGGGTGACGTTGCGTGCGGAAAATGGCCGCGGCGCAGGCAGCTTCGGCTGGGGCGGCGCTGCGGCGACGATCGCGTTCATCGATCCCGGCGCAGGACTGCGCGCAGGCGGCTATGCCCAGTTCATGCCGGATACGACATTGCCCTTCACCACCGGCTTCGCGCGCAGCGTCTACGCCACCGCATGA
- the mutY gene encoding A/G-specific adenine glycosylase, with protein sequence MSVDMKDAVAPLLLAWYDANARRLPWRSPPGTPAPEPYRVWLSEIMLQQTTVAAVIPYFERFTARWPTVAALAAAEDAELMSAWAGLGYYARARNLLACARAVTLRGGFPDDEAGLLELPGVGAYTAAAVAAIAFDRPATVVDGNVERVVARLFAVAEPMPAAKPALRRLAATLTPARRAGDFAQAMMDLGATICTSRSPSCLVCPIAAGCAARATGDPARFPVKAAKKAKPQRHGTIFWIERDGAVLVVRRPDKGLLGGMRALPTGPWADRPPGLDGAPAALDWRLLAPRVSHVFTHFTLDLSIAAAVLERDCATPADGEWWPRDRLEEAGLPTVFIKAARAAREDYDPNRP encoded by the coding sequence ATGTCCGTCGATATGAAGGATGCGGTCGCCCCGCTGCTGCTGGCCTGGTATGATGCCAATGCCCGCCGCCTGCCGTGGCGCAGCCCGCCCGGCACGCCGGCGCCCGAACCCTATCGCGTCTGGCTGTCGGAGATCATGCTTCAGCAGACGACGGTCGCCGCGGTGATTCCCTATTTCGAGCGGTTCACCGCGCGCTGGCCGACGGTGGCGGCACTTGCCGCTGCCGAGGATGCCGAACTGATGAGCGCCTGGGCGGGGCTCGGCTATTATGCCCGCGCGCGCAACCTGCTCGCCTGCGCACGGGCGGTAACGCTGCGCGGCGGCTTTCCCGACGACGAGGCGGGGCTGCTCGAACTGCCGGGCGTCGGCGCCTACACCGCGGCGGCGGTGGCGGCGATCGCCTTCGACCGGCCCGCGACCGTGGTGGACGGCAATGTCGAGCGCGTCGTGGCGCGGCTGTTCGCCGTCGCCGAGCCGATGCCTGCCGCCAAGCCCGCGCTGCGCCGGCTGGCGGCGACGCTCACGCCGGCGCGGCGCGCGGGGGACTTCGCGCAGGCGATGATGGATCTCGGCGCGACGATCTGTACGTCGCGTAGCCCGTCCTGTCTCGTCTGCCCGATCGCCGCCGGCTGCGCGGCGCGCGCCACCGGCGATCCGGCGCGCTTTCCGGTGAAGGCGGCGAAAAAGGCCAAGCCGCAACGGCATGGCACGATCTTCTGGATCGAGCGCGATGGCGCGGTGTTGGTCGTGCGGCGACCGGACAAGGGGCTGCTCGGCGGCATGCGCGCGCTGCCGACGGGGCCGTGGGCGGATCGGCCGCCGGGGCTCGACGGGGCGCCGGCGGCGCTCGACTGGCGGCTGCTGGCGCCGCGGGTCAGCCATGTCTTCACCCATTTCACGCTCGATCTCAGCATCGCCGCGGCTGTACTGGAAAGGGATTGCGCGACGCCGGCTGACGGAGAATGGTGGCCGCGGGACCGGCTGGAAGAGGCCGGGTTGCCCACTGTGTTCATCAAGGCGGCGCGCGCCGCGCGAGAGGATTATGACCCCAACCGACCTTAG
- a CDS encoding DUF721 domain-containing protein: MTAAMTERRSKTGSKTTPPAVERERGGRARSVSEMLPDVGRAAFRQFGFIQSSIVSRWAEIVGPRYAEASAPEAIRFPPGRRSEGVLHLVVASAHAPMMQHVAPAIIERVNRFFGYPAVARLAIRQGMIEKRAARPAPAAEPAPIPRDLGESLREIGDPELKAVLEALARGVAASNGPPRVEGDHK; encoded by the coding sequence ATGACCGCGGCGATGACGGAACGACGCAGCAAGACCGGTAGCAAGACGACACCCCCCGCGGTCGAGCGGGAGCGTGGCGGACGCGCGCGTTCGGTATCCGAAATGCTGCCCGACGTCGGCCGCGCGGCGTTCCGCCAGTTCGGCTTCATCCAGTCGTCGATCGTCAGCCGCTGGGCCGAGATCGTCGGCCCGCGCTATGCCGAGGCATCGGCGCCGGAAGCGATTCGCTTTCCGCCGGGCCGACGCTCCGAGGGCGTGCTCCATCTGGTGGTCGCCAGCGCGCACGCGCCGATGATGCAGCATGTCGCGCCCGCGATCATCGAGCGGGTCAACCGTTTCTTCGGCTATCCGGCGGTGGCGCGGCTCGCGATCCGGCAGGGGATGATCGAAAAGCGCGCCGCGCGCCCGGCGCCGGCCGCCGAACCCGCGCCGATACCCCGCGACCTGGGCGAAAGCCTGCGCGAGATCGGCGACCCCGAACTCAAGGCGGTGCTCGAAGCACTGGCCCGCGGCGTTGCGGCCAGCAACGGCCCGCCGCGCGTCGAAGGAGACCATAAATGA
- a CDS encoding DsbA family protein, translated as MKRGVSIAAATSALVLAAGLAGAAPAPRRMAASAPAAADWTRRTSMTEQGAYVLGNPAAKVRVVEYLSYTCSHCAHFVSEAETALKRDYISRGTAAIELRHAVRDRFDYAAALLARCGGAERFFGNTEAILAAQPQWLAKAEAYAGPRPASVDEGLRAVAKASGLDQLMIGRGLTAQQVDACLADDAQQATLGTMTEASFKRIQGTPSFEINGTVLADVHSWDMLEPQIKAALAR; from the coding sequence ATGAAACGCGGCGTCTCGATCGCGGCGGCAACCTCCGCGCTGGTTCTGGCGGCCGGGCTGGCCGGTGCCGCCCCCGCCCCCCGCCGCATGGCGGCAAGCGCGCCCGCCGCGGCGGACTGGACGCGACGCACCAGCATGACCGAGCAGGGCGCCTATGTGCTCGGCAACCCCGCCGCCAAGGTGCGGGTGGTGGAATATCTCAGCTATACCTGCAGCCATTGCGCACATTTCGTCAGCGAGGCGGAAACCGCGCTCAAGCGCGACTATATCAGCCGCGGCACCGCAGCGATCGAATTGCGCCATGCGGTGCGCGACCGGTTCGACTATGCCGCAGCATTGCTCGCACGCTGCGGCGGCGCGGAGCGATTTTTCGGCAATACCGAGGCGATCCTGGCCGCGCAGCCGCAATGGCTGGCTAAGGCGGAAGCCTATGCGGGGCCGCGACCCGCCTCGGTCGATGAGGGGCTGCGCGCCGTCGCCAAGGCGAGCGGGCTCGATCAGTTGATGATCGGACGCGGGCTGACCGCGCAGCAGGTCGATGCCTGCCTGGCAGACGATGCCCAGCAGGCGACGCTGGGCACGATGACCGAGGCCTCGTTCAAACGCATCCAGGGCACGCCGAGCTTCGAGATCAACGGCACGGTGCTTGCCGACGTCCATAGCTGGGACATGCTGGAGCCCCAGATCAAGGCAGCGCTGGCGCGCTGA
- a CDS encoding DsbA family protein, translating to MRITTVLALSLSIALAACGGSEGGNTSAGADGPKVAATPAPAGQDWTTTVVKTPEGGFRMGNPNAPIKLVEFGSMTCSHCADFATTGIPALKRDYIATGKVSLEYRNFVRDSFDLTASLIARCGGEAPFFALTEQMFATQAEWIGRAQSPEAEQALRGAAGPALLPALAKASGLDQFARQRGVSADKIAACLKDQAEAERLAKGVETASEKYNITGTPSFLINDELVPNAAAWPQLEPALKAAGA from the coding sequence ATGCGTATCACCACCGTTCTCGCCCTGTCGCTTTCGATCGCGCTCGCTGCCTGCGGCGGCAGCGAGGGCGGCAACACCAGCGCCGGCGCCGACGGCCCCAAGGTCGCCGCCACGCCGGCCCCGGCCGGGCAGGACTGGACGACCACCGTCGTCAAGACGCCCGAGGGCGGCTTCCGCATGGGCAACCCCAACGCGCCGATCAAGCTGGTGGAATTCGGTTCGATGACCTGTTCGCACTGCGCCGACTTCGCCACGACGGGCATCCCCGCGCTGAAGCGCGACTATATCGCGACCGGCAAGGTCAGCCTGGAATATCGCAACTTCGTTCGCGATTCCTTCGATCTCACCGCCTCGCTGATCGCGCGTTGCGGCGGTGAGGCCCCCTTCTTCGCGCTGACCGAACAGATGTTCGCGACGCAGGCCGAATGGATCGGCCGCGCCCAGTCTCCGGAAGCCGAGCAGGCGCTGCGCGGCGCTGCCGGACCCGCCCTGCTGCCCGCGCTCGCCAAGGCCAGCGGGCTCGACCAGTTCGCTCGCCAGCGCGGCGTGAGCGCGGACAAGATCGCTGCTTGCCTCAAGGACCAGGCCGAGGCCGAGCGTCTCGCCAAGGGCGTGGAGACGGCCAGCGAGAAGTATAACATCACCGGCACGCCGAGCTTCCTGATCAACGACGAGCTCGTCCCCAACGCCGCCGCCTGGCCGCAGCTGGAGCCGGCGCTGAAGGCCGCGGGCGCCTGA
- a CDS encoding isocitrate lyase yields the protein MTYQTHIAETGQLIQSHQGTWDGISAEAVARMRLQNRFRTGLDIARYTAAIMRRDMAAYDADPAAYTQSLGCWHGFIGQQKMISIKKHFGTTKRRYLYLSGWMIAALRSDFGPLPDQSMHEKTSVPALIEELYTFLRQADARELGMMFRELDAARAAGNRIEEQRLLQAIDNYETHVVPIIADIDAGFGNAEATYLLAKKMIEAGACALQIENQVSDEKQCGHQDGKVTVPHEDFLAKVRACRYAFLELGVEDGVIVTRTDSLGAGLTKQIAFSKEPGDLGDQYNAFLDCAEVTDLSTVNGDVIINRDGKLMRPKRLPSNLFQFREGTGEDRCVLDCITSLQNGADLLWIETEKPHIEQIASMVDRIREVIPNAKLVYNNSPSFNWTLNFRQQVFDAWAAEGRDVSAYDRARLMSVDYDGTDLAAEADERIRTFQKDAAARAGIFHHLITLPTYHTAALSTDNLAREYFGEAGMLGYVLNVQRQEIRQGIACVKHQNMSGSDIGDDHKEYFAGEAALKAGGAHNTMNQFAA from the coding sequence ATGACCTACCAGACGCATATCGCCGAGACCGGCCAGCTTATCCAGAGTCATCAGGGTACATGGGACGGGATCAGCGCCGAGGCGGTGGCCCGGATGCGGCTGCAGAACCGGTTCAGGACCGGGCTCGATATCGCGCGCTACACCGCTGCTATCATGCGGCGGGACATGGCCGCCTATGATGCCGATCCGGCGGCCTACACCCAGTCGCTGGGCTGCTGGCACGGCTTCATCGGCCAGCAGAAGATGATCTCGATCAAGAAGCATTTCGGCACCACCAAGCGCCGCTACCTCTATCTGTCGGGCTGGATGATCGCCGCGCTGCGGTCTGACTTCGGGCCGCTGCCGGACCAGTCGATGCACGAGAAGACTTCGGTACCCGCACTGATAGAGGAACTCTACACCTTCCTCCGCCAGGCGGACGCGCGCGAGCTCGGCATGATGTTCCGCGAGCTTGATGCCGCGCGCGCCGCCGGCAATCGCATCGAGGAGCAGCGCCTGCTGCAGGCGATCGACAATTACGAGACCCACGTCGTGCCGATCATCGCCGATATCGACGCGGGCTTCGGCAATGCCGAGGCGACCTATCTGCTGGCGAAGAAGATGATCGAGGCCGGCGCGTGCGCGCTGCAGATCGAAAATCAGGTCTCCGACGAGAAGCAGTGCGGCCACCAGGACGGCAAGGTCACCGTGCCGCACGAGGACTTCCTCGCGAAGGTCCGTGCCTGCCGCTACGCCTTCCTCGAACTCGGCGTCGAGGACGGTGTCATCGTCACCCGCACCGATTCGCTGGGCGCCGGCCTCACCAAGCAGATCGCGTTCAGCAAGGAACCGGGCGACCTGGGCGACCAGTACAACGCGTTCCTCGACTGCGCGGAGGTGACCGACCTCTCGACCGTCAATGGCGACGTCATCATCAACCGCGACGGCAAGCTGATGCGGCCCAAGCGCCTGCCGTCGAACCTTTTCCAGTTCCGTGAGGGCACCGGGGAGGACCGCTGCGTGCTCGATTGCATCACCTCGCTGCAGAATGGCGCCGACCTGCTGTGGATCGAGACCGAGAAGCCGCATATCGAGCAGATCGCCTCGATGGTCGACCGCATCCGCGAGGTGATCCCCAACGCCAAGCTGGTCTACAACAACTCGCCCTCCTTCAATTGGACGCTGAATTTCCGCCAGCAGGTGTTCGATGCCTGGGCGGCGGAAGGGCGGGACGTGTCGGCCTATGACCGTGCAAGGCTGATGAGCGTCGATTATGACGGCACCGATCTGGCTGCCGAGGCCGACGAGCGCATCCGCACCTTCCAGAAGGATGCGGCGGCACGGGCGGGCATCTTCCACCATCTGATCACCTTGCCGACCTACCACACAGCGGCGCTCTCCACCGACAATCTCGCCAGGGAGTATTTCGGCGAGGCGGGAATGCTCGGCTATGTCCTGAACGTCCAGCGCCAGGAGATCCGGCAGGGCATCGCCTGCGTGAAGCACCAGAACATGTCGGGCAGCGACATCGGCGACGATCACAAGGAGTATTTCGCCGGCGAGGCCGCGTTGAAGGCCGGCGGCGCGCACAACACGATGAACCAGTTCGCGGCATAA
- a CDS encoding secondary thiamine-phosphate synthase enzyme YjbQ translates to MRQAATELEIRTERQGLVEVTRPIARWVAEQGMTTGLLTVFCRHTSASLLIQENAAPEVRDDIEAYFARVAPEDRDAYAHDDEGPDDMPAHLRTALTHTSLSVPLLGGRLALGTWQGIYLFEHRRQSHRRSLALHLSGD, encoded by the coding sequence ATGCGACAGGCGGCGACCGAACTTGAGATACGTACCGAACGCCAAGGCCTTGTCGAGGTTACGCGGCCGATCGCTCGCTGGGTGGCCGAACAGGGAATGACGACGGGGCTGCTGACGGTCTTCTGCCGCCACACCTCCGCGTCGCTGCTGATCCAGGAAAATGCCGCGCCCGAGGTTCGCGACGACATCGAAGCCTATTTCGCGCGAGTCGCGCCCGAAGACCGCGACGCCTATGCGCATGACGACGAGGGGCCGGACGATATGCCCGCGCATCTCCGCACCGCGCTGACCCATACCAGCCTCTCCGTGCCCCTGCTCGGTGGCCGTCTGGCACTGGGAACGTGGCAGGGCATCTACCTGTTCGAACATCGCCGCCAATCGCATCGCCGATCGCTGGCTTTGCATCTGTCAGGCGACTAA